The genomic interval AGTTAGTGTCGCCGTTCCATCGGGGAACAATATGAAGATGGACGTGGTCCTCCACCCCTGCCCCTGCGACTTTACCTAGGTTTATACCTAAATTAAATCCCTCTGGGTTGATTGTCCTTTTCATCACCTCGATCGCTATTGAAGACAGATTGTGTATCTCGTTAACCTCTTCTGTCGTCAGGGAACAGTAGTCCGATGTGTGTCTGTAGGGCACCACCATTAAATGTCCTGAATTGTATGGGTATCTGTTTAGTATGACAAACGAGCGTTCTCCTCGATGTAGTATCAGGTTTTCCTCGTCTCTGTCCTGTTCAGGAAAGGCACAGAAGATACACCCCGACGGTTTGTCGGTGGACTGGATATAGGATATTCTCCACGGTGCAAATATGTCTTTCATCGATAAGTTCCACCTCTCTGTGTGGTTTATTTCCCGGAAAATACTTTAGGGTATCTCTAGAAACTCACCTTCGAGTCCACTCGGAGAGACCGTCCCGCCT from Dethiosulfovibrio salsuginis carries:
- a CDS encoding HIT family protein, coding for MKDIFAPWRISYIQSTDKPSGCIFCAFPEQDRDEENLILHRGERSFVILNRYPYNSGHLMVVPYRHTSDYCSLTTEEVNEIHNLSSIAIEVMKRTINPEGFNLGINLGKVAGAGVEDHVHLHIVPRWNGDTNFMPVMGDVRVIPQSLEETYRVFADSWPR